One genomic window of Mauremys mutica isolate MM-2020 ecotype Southern chromosome 5, ASM2049712v1, whole genome shotgun sequence includes the following:
- the LRRTM1 gene encoding leucine-rich repeat transmembrane neuronal protein 1, with amino-acid sequence MDFLLIGLCLNWLLWKPPGLILCTLGVFLKMLPAVNSGCPQLCRCEGRLLYCESLNLTEMPRNLSGMMGLSLRYNSLSELHDGQFTGLMQLTWLYLDHNHICSVEGNAFQKLRRVKELTLSSNKITQLPNTTFRPMPNLRSVDLSYNNLQSLEPDLFHGLRKLTTLHMRSNAIKFVPVRIFQDCRSLKFLDIGYNQLKSLARNSFAGLFKLTELHLEHNDLVKVNLAHFPRLISLHSLCLRRNKVTIVVNSLDWIWKLEKMDLSGNEIEYIEPHVFESVPHLQSLQLDSNQLTYIDPRILNSWKSLTSISLSANIWDCSRNVCALASWLSNFKGRYDSNLLCATPEYAQGEDVLDAVYAFHLCEDAEDPTSVNMLSAVTNNSDQMFTYSPATIIYDVQDTEGERTTNAITVTIPNENTENAVQIHKVVTGTMALIFSFLIVVLVLYVSWKCFPASLRQLRQCFVTQRRKQKQKQTMHQMAAMSAQEYYVDYKPNHIEGALVIINEYGSCSCHQQPARECEV; translated from the coding sequence ATGGATTTCCTTCTTATTGGTCTCTGTTTAAACTGGTTGCTGTGGAAGCCCCCAGGGTTGATATTGTGTACACTgggtgtctttttaaaaatgcttccAGCCGTGAATAGTGGGTGTCCACAGCTATGTCGGTGTGAGGGCAGGCTTTTGTACTGTGAGTCATTGAATCTTACAGAGATGCCTCGCAACCTGTCGGGCATGATGGGCTTGTCTCTGCGGTACAACAGCCTTTCAGAGCTGCATGATGGACAGTTCACAGGGTTAATGCAGCTCACGTGGCTCTATCTGGATCACAATCACATTTGCTCAGTGGAGGGGAATGCCTTTCAAAAATTGCGGAGAGTTAAAGAACTCACTCTGAGTTCCAACAAAATCACTCAACTGCCCAATACTACTTTCCGACCTATGCCAAACTTGCGTAGTGTGGATTTATCATACAATAACCTGCAGTCTTTGGAACCAGATCTGTTTCATGGGCTGAGAAAACTAACAACTTTGCACATGCGGTCAAACGCCATCAAGTTTGTGCCAGTGAGAATTTTTCAGGACTGTCGCAGCCTGAAGTTTCTAGACATAGGATACAATCAGTTGAAAAGCCTGGCTCGAAACTCTTTTGCAGGCTTGTTTAAACTCACTGAACTACACCTCGAGCACAATGATTTGGTGAAGGTGAATTTAGCTCATTTTCCAAGGCTCATTTCACTGCATTCTCTCTGCCTACGAAggaataaagtcactattgtagTCAATTCCTTGGACTGGATATGGAAATTGGAAAAAATGGATCTCTCTGGCAACGAGATTGAATACATTGAACCTCATGTTTTCGAAAGTGTACCTCACCTCCAATCACTGCAGCTGGATTCCAACCAGCTAACCTACATTGATCCAAGAATCCTCAACTCCTGGAAATCACTCACTAGCATCAGCCTTTCTGCAAACATCTGGGATTGCAGCCGTAATGTTTGCGCCTTGGCCTCCTGGCTAAGTAACTTTAAGGGTCGCTATGACAGCAATCTGCTCTGTGCCACCCCTGAATATGCACAGGGGGAGGATGTTTTAGATGCAGTGTATGCTTTTCACTTATGCGAAGATGCAGAAGACCCAACAAGTGTTAACATGCTATCAGCAGTAACAAACAACAGCGACCAAATGTTCACTTATAGCCCTGCCACAATAATATATGATGTGCAGGATACTGAAGGAGAAAGAACAACAAATGCCATAACCGTAACTATCCCCAATGAAAACACTGAGAATGCTGTTCAGATTCACAAGGTGGTGACAGGGACCATGGCACTGATTTTCTCTTTCCTCATAGTGGTTTTAGTGTTGTATGTCTCCTGGAagtgttttccagccagcctaAGGCAACTCAGACAGTGCTTTGTGACACAGCGCAGAAAGCAGAAGCAGAAACAAACCATGCATCAAATGGCTGCCATGTCAGCCCAGGAGTATTACGTTGATTACAAACCCAACCACATTGAAGGAGCCCTGgtgatcattaatgaatatggaTCTTGTTCCTGTCACCAGCAGCCAGCAAGGGAATGTGAGGTGTGA